A stretch of DNA from Vicinamibacterales bacterium:
GATCGGTCGGGGTGTGCGACCACTGGAGCGATCGGCTGGTGAACGGAACGAACCCGCCGAAGAGCCGCGCGGTGGCAAAGTGGCGGCCCTCGAGTTCTTCGTGAATGCCGCGGACGCCGGCGTAAAGCGCGAGGCCCTCGCCCAGCCACTGCCGCGCCGGTTCGCTGCCGGCCGGGACCTCCCAGTATTGCCGCGCGATGGCACCAATCAGGGTTCGCTCGAGTGAACGGTCGCTCTCCGGCTCGAACATGCGGGCACCGGTCACGACCACACCGGGATAGGACGCCCCCACCCAAGGGCTGTTCCACGGCGCGTCGATCACCTGGAGGCCGGCCCGCGGAAACGGGCCGTGCCACTCGCCCAGCCGCGCAAGGGCCGACTTGGTGGCGTCGATCAGACGCTGCGCGCGCGCGGCGGTCTCCGGCTTGAGGACAAAGCGCAGGGCGATAGGTGGCTGGCCGGCGGGCGCGAATTGCTCGTCGCGGATCTCGAAGCCGCGCGTGATCTCGCCGAGCCTGGCGGTCACGTCGTCATCGGGAGCGCCACGCACGGGCGGTGCCTGCATCGCAGCCGGCGACGTCGGGCCGCACGCGATCACGATCGCCAGCAAGAGACCTCGTCTGCTCCACACCGAGCGTGTATAGTACAACAGCGAGCACGGGAGATGGCCCGGCGCTTGTCCCTCGACACTGTGATCTCCCGTCGCGACCTACTTCGCATGGCAGCGTCCGGCGCAATGGCGTGGCCCGTCGGCGCCTTCCCCGCGCTTCGTGCAGCTTCGCCGGAAATCCTCTACAACGGCATCAGGCTCGGGTCGCCGTGGCCGCCGCGGCTCAAGTATCCGGATGAACATCCGGTGCTGCCGCCGTACCTGCTCGATCCACCGGCGGTCGTGCCCATCGACGTCGGCCGCCAGTTGTTCGTGGACGACTTCCTGATCGAAGAGACCACGCTGGTCCGCACGTGGCATCGCGCGACCTACCACCCGGCCAATCCCGTGCTGCGCCCGGAAACACCATGGGAGTTGCGGGATGACGCCTCGGAGCGCACCGGCCAGCCGCTCAACCCGTCGGCCATGGTGTTCAGCGACGGCGTGTTCTTTGATCCGAAGGACCGGCTGTTCAAGATGTGGTACATGGCCGGCTACGGCGCCTTCACGTGCCTGGCCGTGTCGAAAGACGGCGTCGTCTGGGAGCGGCCGGCATTCGACGTGGTGCCCGGCTCGAACATCGTCAATACCCACATCCGCGACTCGAGCACCGTGTGGCTGGATCTCGAGGCGGCCGATCCCCGGCAGCGCTTCAAGATGTCAACGTGGTACGACCATGCCGTGGTGCTGTTCACCTCGCCGGATGGCGTGCATTGGACGGAAATCGGCAAGACCGGGCGCACCGCCGATCGATCGACGTTCTTCAGGAACCCGTTCCGCAAGGTGTGGGTGTTCAGCCTGCGCGCCAATCAGCGCGAGTCGGTGCTGAGCGGCCGCTACCGGCAGTATTGGGAAGATGGAGACTTCACCGCCGCGCGCAACTGGAGCGGACGGTCACCGGTGGCGTGGGTCAAGTCCGATTCGAAGGACTTCACACGGCCGGAGCTCGCCAAGGAATCGGAGCTGTACAACCTCGACTGCGTCGCCTACGAAAGCGTGATGCTCGGGCTGTTTTCCGTGTGGCGCGGCGAATCCGAGACCCGCGAGAAGATCAACGAAGTGGCGCTCGGCTTCAGTCGCGACGGATTCCACTGGCACCGGCCCGATCGCGGGTCGTTCATGGGCGTCTCCGACCAGGAAGGCAGTTGGAACTGGGCCAACATGCAATCGGCCGGCGGCGGTTGCACCATTGTCGGCGACCGCCTGCACTTCTACGTCAGCGGCCGGCAAGGGCGCCCGGGCACGAGCGCGCCTGGCGTTTGCAGCACGGGCCTGGCGACCCTGCGTCGCGATGGCTTCGCGTCGATGGATCGGCTGCCGAGTGCGGCGGGTGTGCGCCGCGTCTCCAGCATTCCCGAGGGCACGCTGACCACGCGGCCAATCACGTTCAGCGGCGGCCATCTGTTCGTCAACGCCGATGCGCAAGGCGGTGAATTGCGGGTGGAAGTGCTCGATCGGGCTGGCGTGGTGATTCCGCCGTTCACGCTCGCGGCGTGCGAGCCCGTCGTCACCGACGGCACCCGCCTTCCCGTGCGGTGGCGCCAGGGCGCACTCGCCGGGCTGTCCGGCCAGACCGTGCGCTTCCGGTTTTCGCTGACCCGCGGCCGCCTGTTCGCGTTCTGGGTCAGCCCGTGGCCGACGGGCGAGAGCCGCGGCTTCCCCGCGGCCGGCGGACCGGAGTTCGCCGGCGTAACCGACACCCGGACGTCCAAATGACCGCCATGCGCGAGACCATCGCGCGTGTCCTGGATTCAACCCGGACCGTCTACGCGGCGTGCCTCGTATCGCTCGTCCTCGGCCTCGCCTTCATCTTCGTGTGGGCGCCGCATCCCTGGGGCTGGGCCGGCATCGACGCCTACCATGTGCTGGCGCTCGAACTCGCGCGCGGCGGTTCGTTTTCCACGACCGACGTTCCCTGGGGATACGCCTACTTCGTCGCCTTCTGGTACTGGCTGTCGGGCGAGCGGCTCTGGGTGCCCCTGGTCGCTCAAGTCGTGGCGAACGCCGGCGTACCGTTGCTGCTCTATCACCTGGTGGTACCGCTCGCCGGCCGCCGGACGGCGGTGCTGTCGGCACTGCTGGTTGGCGCGTTCTCGTTCAACACGCTCTACGCCTCCACGCAGGCATCGGATGCGATCTGCACGGTGTTGTTCACCGCCGGCCTCCTCTACTTCGCCCGCGGGTTTCGGAGCGGCCGCGCGCTCGACTTCATGCTCGGCGGTCTGTTCGCCGGGCTGGCGCCCCAGTTCCGTCCCAACTTGATCCTGCTGCCGGCGGTGGCCGCGGCGTTCTACCTCTGGCAATCACCGCGCTCGGGGCGCGCCTGGCGCAACGTGGCCCTCTACCTCGTGGTGGTGATCGCGGTGCTGTCGCCCTGGACCATCCGGAACTACCGCTTGACCGGCATCCTCATGCCCACCAGCACGCACGGCGGCCAGCAACTCTGGTACGGCAGCCTGCAAGTCGGTGCTCATCTGGAAAGCCAGTCCCGCAATCCTCGCCGGGCCTTCGAGTTCGCGGCGTTCGACTACACGAGCCTGATCAACACCTCGCTGATCGTCTCCGCCGACCCGACCACGTGCGTCGGGCGCAGCCAGCCGGTCGTGGACCTGATCTATTGGACCGACCACGATTCTCAACAGCATCGGGCGCCGGCCAGGACCGCGGGCCGGCGACTCGAGTTCGAAATCCCCGGGCAGCCCGCCGACACTGTCGTCTACTACTCCTTCGAAGGGTCGTGGGCCGACACCGCCGAGAAGGTGGCGACGCCGTTGCAGGGCGCCCGTGCCCCGTACGTGACGTTTGTGTCCAGCGATCACCTGGGCGATCTCGATCGCCACAATGACCTGCTGGACATCTTCGACGTCGCGCGCCTGATGCGCGAACTGGCGTGGGGAGATCGCCCAGCGGTGCCGGGCCTGCTGGATCTCAACCAGGACGGGGCCACCGACCAGCAGGACCTCGCCGCCTCTGTGGGCTACCTGCTCCAGCCGTCGCCGCGGCAGGCGCCGCCGGTCGTCAAGTTCGACACGTCGGCGTCACGAGCCACGCTCACGCTGCCCGACGGCTCCACGCTCTCGGTGCCACGCGACTTCGGCGGCCGCCAAACCGACCTCGAAGTCGAGGGCGAGCTGGCCACCAGCCTGGTCGCCAAGAGCCGGTCGTTTGCGGCCATCGCCGCCGCCCGCGTGTCCGCGACGCCGCACCTGTGCCACGTCGTGGACGACGTGCGCGTCAACGACGTCTACTACCGGAAGGAACCACACCGCCTCAACCGCTACACGGCGCTGGCCTTCGACAACATCTCGCGCACGCCCGTGGATTTTGCCCTGGCGTCCGCGTATCGCTTCGTCCGGATGTTCATCATCGTGGGCACCGATGATGTCGCCACCACCCAGCAGTTTTCGTGGTCGCGGCTGGTCTACGGCGCCGGCCAGGCGGCGTCGACCGTCTACCTCCTGGTGTTCATCGCCGGCATCGTCATGGCCGTGAGGCAGCGCTCCGCCGTGCTCGGACTGTTGCTGCCAATCCTCTACGTGCCCGCGACGATCTGTTTTGTGCTGACGAACATGCGCTACACGGTGACCGTGCAGCCGTTGATGTTCGTGTTCGTGGCCGTGGCGCTGGTGGCCTGGCTGAGGCTGGACCCGCCGGGCGGCGGGCTGAGAAACCAGGGAGTGGGGGCTAGGGCATGAACCTGGCGAACAGCCGCATCGAGGCGCGCGATACCACCATCAGCGCAATCAGGATGCCGGCGAAGTACAGGATGACGGTCCGCGAGTCGCTCGACGCGCCGTAGATCACCGCCATTACGGCCAAGGCCGCGACGGCCGCCGCGACGACCCCGCCAATCATCGGCACCGCATCCCGCCATCGGAACAAGTGCCACGCCCCGCGGTAGACCCCGACAACGAAGAACGCCACGAGCTGGAACGCCACCATGATGGGGAGCGAGCCGTAGAACGTCTCGGCGTTGCGCAGGTAGCCTTCCGCGTCGAAATGGATCTGGTTGGCGGCGTAGTACGAGGCACTGATCAATCCGAAATCGAGCAACACCTCCCCCACCCGCTTCTTGTGCTGGAACTCGTCCGGAATCGTTGTCACATCGTCCGCGCGAACGGTCGCCGGCAATTCGTAGACGCGGACACGGGCCAGCAGCAGCGCGAACAGGCACATCGCGATGATGAACAAGCCGCCTACCAGCACCGTGAAACCCTGGGTCGCGCCGCGAATGGTCAGGCCAACGGCGCCGCCAACCGCGGCCAGCGTCCACAGCACGAAAACGGCCGAACGTTCCGAGAGCCCGATTGCCACGAGCCGGTGCGACGAGTGATCGCGGCCGCCCACCGCCGGCGAGCGGCCGGCGAGCAGGCGCAATACGGTCACCAGGGTGGTGTCGAAGATCGGGATCAGTAGAACGAAGACCGGGCCGGCAATCACCGATACCACGTCGGAACGGCTGCCTCGAACGCCGTCGTTGCTCAACGTCAACGCCGCCAGGCTGAACCCAAGCATCAGGGCGCCGCTGTCGCCCATGAAAATCGACGCCGGAGGAAAGTTGTAGACGAGGAAGCCGGCCACCGCGCCGGCCAGCATCGCGAGGTAGGCGATCTCTGGCCCCGCAGACTCCCGGCTGGCGCCGGTCATCAGCCCGAACATCAGCGTCACCGAGACGATTAGCGCCGTTCCGCCGCACAGGCCGTCCATGTTGTCGAGCAGGTTGAAGGCATTGGTCAGGCCGACCACCCACACCATGGTCAACAGGTTGTCCAGCAACCGCGACTCGAGCCAGCCGAGGCTGTAGTCGAAATAGACGAGCGTGGCCGCCAACGCGATTTGCGCGATCAGCTTCGTGAACGGCTTCAGGTGGATGATGTCGTCGGTCAGTCCGACGATGAAGATGATAAAGGCGGTGGCGACCAGCACCGGGACTTCGCGGGCGATGCCGGTGCCGAATGCGGTGAGCAGCGCCGCCACCGCGATGGCGACGCCGCCCAACAGCGGAATGCTCTTGCGGTGCCAGCGGTCATTGCGGGGATGGGCGACGGCGCCGGTGCGGTCCGCCAGCCAGCGGCACGCCGGCACGAGGATCGCCGACAGCGCGAAGGCCACGCCGAAGGCGATGAGCACGGACCTGAGGTCGACGGCGGTCACGCCTGCCTCCAGCCTGGCAGCAGGTCCAGCCAGCGCTCGAACGTCAGCAGAGTCCAGAGGCGATGACCGTGGTTGGCCTTCCGCTCGAGGTGTTCGGTCACCAGTTTCTGCACGTACGCCTGATCGACGTAGGCGCGCAGTTTCGCCGACGGTGCCAGCACCGTGTCACGGAGGCGATCACGAAGCTCGCCGCGGAACCAGCCATCGAGCGGCACGCCGAAGCCTTTCTTGGCGCCCTGCTGCACCTGGGCCGGCACGAGGTCGGCAAACGCCTCGCGCAGGATGGCCTTGGTGGTGTGGCCGTCGAGCTTGTAGTGGTCCGGCAGGCCGGCCACGTACTCCATCAGGTCGCGGTCGAGGAACGGCGCCCGCGCCTCGAGCGAGTTGGCCATCGACATGCGGTCGGCCTTCACCAGGAGATCGTCATGGAGATAGCTGTGAAAGTTCGCGGCCAGCAACTGGTTGAGGGGCGAGGCACCGTCGGCGCCGGCCAGATCGCGAATGTGATGGCAGCAGTCAACCGGCGGTTCGCCCGCCCTGGCGCCGCCGATTCCCAGCAGTTGTCCGAGGTCGTCGTGGAATACGCCGGCCCACGCCACCAGCCGCTCTTGCCGTGACAGGCCCGCGGCGCGCGCGAAGCGCCGGCCGCGCGCAATCCAGTGCCGCTCGTTGCGTGGTGTCGGCAACAGCGCCAGCGCGCCGGCGGCCGCATGGCCCAGCCAGCCGGGCACGCGATCGGCGGCCAGCGCGGCGCCGAAGCGGAGATACCCGGCGAACACCTCGTCGCCACCGTCACCGGTCAACGCAACCGTCACATGTTCGCGCGTCAGTTTCGACACCAGGTAAGTCGGGATCGCGGACGAGTCCGCAAACGGCCCGTCATGATGGTAGACGAGCGTGTCGAGGAGGTCGATCGCCGATGGCCGCACCTTGAACTCGGTATGGCGGGTGCCAAACTGCCCGGCGGTCGCGCGCGCCACCGCCGTCTCATCGAAATCCGCGTCGCCCTCGAAGCCGAGGCTGAACGTCCGCACCGGCTCCTTCATCAGCCGGCTCATCAGGCCGACGATGATCGTGGAGTCGATGCCGCCGCTGAGAAACGCGCCCAGCGGCACATCGGCGACGAGCCGGCGCTCGACCGCGGCGGTGACCAGCTCGCGCACGCGGCCGGCCGCCTCGGCGCGCGATGTCGGCGACTGCGATGTAGCGCCCGGCTTTAGCCGGACCTCAGGGAAGGTTAGCTGCCAATATCGCCTGGCCGACTGCCGCCCCTGCCGATCGAACGTCACCACCGTGCCCGGCTCCACATGCCGGACACCGCGGTAGACCGTCTGCGGATGCGGCACGTAGCCGTAGAGGAAGTAGTAGGGAATCGCGTCAGCGTCGATCTCGATGTCGAGATCAGGATGCGCGAGCAGCGCCTTCGGTTCCGACGCGAACACCACCCGGTCGGCCGAGGTGTGGATGTAGAGCGGCTTCTTGCCGGCGCGGTCCCGCGCCAGCACGAGCCGCCCCTGTCGCGAGTCCCACAGCGCCAGCGCGAACATGCCATCGAGCCGATCGATGGCGCGGTCGCCCAGTTCCTCGTACAAGTGCACGATGACTTCGGAGTCTGAGCTGGACCGGAACGTGTGGCCATTGGCGACCAGGTCCTTCCGCAGATCCTGGAAGTTGTAAATCTCGCCGTTGAACACCAGTTGGACGCTGCCGTCCTCGTTGCCAATCGGCTGGTTCGCCGCCGCCCGCAGATCGATGATGCTCAGCCGCCGGAAGCCGAGGCCCGTCGCGCCATCATCGGAGCGATAGGTGGCGCCGTGATCCGGACCACGGTGGCGTAACGTGTCGGTCATGGCCGACAGGGCGCGGTCGGCCACCGCGCGGCCGGCCGCAAAACTCATTTCTCCACAAATGCCGCACATATGCTGGTCAGTGAGCCGGGGGCAGTAACGAACTGGTGCGCAGGAAGTCGAACAAGGCGTCGGCCTTCACGCGATTCGCGTTGCCGAACGAGTGGTTGTTCGCGCCCGGCATCTGCGATGGCCGGTAGCGGAGAAAGGCCCGGGTGCTGCTGGCCACCGGCGTGCCGTCGCCGAGAATCTCCCTCAGTGCGTCGTCGTCGTCGAGCGACCCGCCGTTGTGGAAGCGGTCCTCGCGCGCACAGATATCGGGCGCCATGTTGATGAAGAACATCACACGGTAGGCTCCCTCCCGGTTCAGCCGTTGGAGGCCCCGGACGGCGGCGATCCAGGCGAGCGTCTCCGGGGACTGTTTGCGGACCGCCGCGGCGAGCCGGTCGCCCCCGCCATCGCGGGGGCCCAGCACCGGGCACGTGAAATCGCGCACCTGCTGATCGTCGAAGGTATCGACGGCACTCAGTTTCTGATCGTCGTCCGCGGAGAGGTCCTCCATGCGGCCGAGCAGCGCCTCTTCGCCGGACAGGTTCTCGATACGTCTGCGGTCGTCCTCGTCCGTCATGAGCCGCCAGCGAACAGTCAGGAAGGTTCGTTTGTAGAACTCGTACGAGTACAAATGCTGCTGCATCAGCCGCTGCACACCGCGGGTCGCGCGGCGGGACAGCGAGGGCGCGGCCGGCAGCGTGTTGTCGGTCAGGTCGTTGGCAAAGAACCCGACGATGGCCAAGTCCGGATCGTAGCGGCTACCCACCTCGGTGAGATAGGCCAGTTCCTGCGAGGTGTTGTATCCGGGCACCCCGAGGTTCCAGACCTCCCATTTCACGTCGGGCCGCCACTGCTGCAATCGCCGCTCGAGCAGGAACGGGTAGGTGGTCTCGTCCAGCGTGCCGTGTCCGAAGGTCACCGAGTCACCCAGGACGAGCATGCGAAAGGTGCCGGGCGATTTCTCGAGGCTGTACTCGCGGCTGTCGCGGAAGCCAAGGGAGTTGATATGAACCGGAACGCCGGCAAAGAACCCGCGATACCCGGGCGCGAGGCGATTGCCGCGCACGGGGTCGGCCAGAAAGAAGCCTGGCGTCCCGCGCTTCTCGTCCCACTGCAGGCGCACCCACGCTTCAACGAGCATCACCGAGACCAGGCCGGCGATGGCAACGGCGGGCAGCGAGAGGGCCAGGAGCTTACGGCCGGCCTTCGACATGCCTAGACCCACCCGCGCCACCAGTAGCTCGCGAGCGCGGCATATTCGTGGAGAATGCCGCGGATCTGCTCGAGAGAGGCGCCCCGCTCGTGGGTGTAGAACTGGCTCTGCGGCACTGGCGTCGGGACGACCGCGACGTCAGGGGCCAGCTTGCTCCACGTCATGGTCGCGCGGCGCATGTGATACGGCGAGCTGACCAGGAGAATCCGGCTCCAGCCGTTGCGGTCGAGCATCTGCTTGGTCAGCCGGACGTTGTCGTAGGTGTTCTTCGCAGCTTCTTCGAGCAGGATGGCGTCGGCCGGCACACCATTATCGATGGCCACCGCTTTCATCACCTCGGCCTCGCGTAACGTGAACACGTAGCCGGACGAGAAGATGAGCTTCGGCGCGTAGCCGGCGCGATAGAGTGCCACCGC
This window harbors:
- a CDS encoding GDSL-type esterase/lipase family protein is translated as MSKAGRKLLALSLPAVAIAGLVSVMLVEAWVRLQWDEKRGTPGFFLADPVRGNRLAPGYRGFFAGVPVHINSLGFRDSREYSLEKSPGTFRMLVLGDSVTFGHGTLDETTYPFLLERRLQQWRPDVKWEVWNLGVPGYNTSQELAYLTEVGSRYDPDLAIVGFFANDLTDNTLPAAPSLSRRATRGVQRLMQQHLYSYEFYKRTFLTVRWRLMTDEDDRRRIENLSGEEALLGRMEDLSADDDQKLSAVDTFDDQQVRDFTCPVLGPRDGGGDRLAAAVRKQSPETLAWIAAVRGLQRLNREGAYRVMFFINMAPDICAREDRFHNGGSLDDDDALREILGDGTPVASSTRAFLRYRPSQMPGANNHSFGNANRVKADALFDFLRTSSLLPPAH
- the asnB gene encoding asparagine synthase (glutamine-hydrolyzing); translation: MCGICGEMSFAAGRAVADRALSAMTDTLRHRGPDHGATYRSDDGATGLGFRRLSIIDLRAAANQPIGNEDGSVQLVFNGEIYNFQDLRKDLVANGHTFRSSSDSEVIVHLYEELGDRAIDRLDGMFALALWDSRQGRLVLARDRAGKKPLYIHTSADRVVFASEPKALLAHPDLDIEIDADAIPYYFLYGYVPHPQTVYRGVRHVEPGTVVTFDRQGRQSARRYWQLTFPEVRLKPGATSQSPTSRAEAAGRVRELVTAAVERRLVADVPLGAFLSGGIDSTIIVGLMSRLMKEPVRTFSLGFEGDADFDETAVARATAGQFGTRHTEFKVRPSAIDLLDTLVYHHDGPFADSSAIPTYLVSKLTREHVTVALTGDGGDEVFAGYLRFGAALAADRVPGWLGHAAAGALALLPTPRNERHWIARGRRFARAAGLSRQERLVAWAGVFHDDLGQLLGIGGARAGEPPVDCCHHIRDLAGADGASPLNQLLAANFHSYLHDDLLVKADRMSMANSLEARAPFLDRDLMEYVAGLPDHYKLDGHTTKAILREAFADLVPAQVQQGAKKGFGVPLDGWFRGELRDRLRDTVLAPSAKLRAYVDQAYVQKLVTEHLERKANHGHRLWTLLTFERWLDLLPGWRQA
- a CDS encoding glycosyltransferase family 39 protein; the protein is MRETIARVLDSTRTVYAACLVSLVLGLAFIFVWAPHPWGWAGIDAYHVLALELARGGSFSTTDVPWGYAYFVAFWYWLSGERLWVPLVAQVVANAGVPLLLYHLVVPLAGRRTAVLSALLVGAFSFNTLYASTQASDAICTVLFTAGLLYFARGFRSGRALDFMLGGLFAGLAPQFRPNLILLPAVAAAFYLWQSPRSGRAWRNVALYLVVVIAVLSPWTIRNYRLTGILMPTSTHGGQQLWYGSLQVGAHLESQSRNPRRAFEFAAFDYTSLINTSLIVSADPTTCVGRSQPVVDLIYWTDHDSQQHRAPARTAGRRLEFEIPGQPADTVVYYSFEGSWADTAEKVATPLQGARAPYVTFVSSDHLGDLDRHNDLLDIFDVARLMRELAWGDRPAVPGLLDLNQDGATDQQDLAASVGYLLQPSPRQAPPVVKFDTSASRATLTLPDGSTLSVPRDFGGRQTDLEVEGELATSLVAKSRSFAAIAAARVSATPHLCHVVDDVRVNDVYYRKEPHRLNRYTALAFDNISRTPVDFALASAYRFVRMFIIVGTDDVATTQQFSWSRLVYGAGQAASTVYLLVFIAGIVMAVRQRSAVLGLLLPILYVPATICFVLTNMRYTVTVQPLMFVFVAVALVAWLRLDPPGGGLRNQGVGARA
- a CDS encoding MraY family glycosyltransferase; amino-acid sequence: MTAVDLRSVLIAFGVAFALSAILVPACRWLADRTGAVAHPRNDRWHRKSIPLLGGVAIAVAALLTAFGTGIAREVPVLVATAFIIFIVGLTDDIIHLKPFTKLIAQIALAATLVYFDYSLGWLESRLLDNLLTMVWVVGLTNAFNLLDNMDGLCGGTALIVSVTLMFGLMTGASRESAGPEIAYLAMLAGAVAGFLVYNFPPASIFMGDSGALMLGFSLAALTLSNDGVRGSRSDVVSVIAGPVFVLLIPIFDTTLVTVLRLLAGRSPAVGGRDHSSHRLVAIGLSERSAVFVLWTLAAVGGAVGLTIRGATQGFTVLVGGLFIIAMCLFALLLARVRVYELPATVRADDVTTIPDEFQHKKRVGEVLLDFGLISASYYAANQIHFDAEGYLRNAETFYGSLPIMVAFQLVAFFVVGVYRGAWHLFRWRDAVPMIGGVVAAAVAALAVMAVIYGASSDSRTVILYFAGILIALMVVSRASMRLFARFMP